A single region of the Streptomyces sp. NBC_01803 genome encodes:
- a CDS encoding protoporphyrinogen/coproporphyrinogen oxidase — translation MPKDATGNQRRVAVVGAGISGLTAALRLQLAGHDVELIEADETLGGRFGVGRLGDRQVMTGGKNIGRRYRTFRWFTSELGVDAYESFGYNASRVKDGRVLTLDSERRGQTLQNIRRMGSARDVARLATMAARIRADESNRFLGSRYFGGISRRHDDAPLAAYFGREMTESLIRPMVIRNNGAEPDEVYPGTFGTNLAMLLDHYDQLAGGIQPALDAIAKRVTIRAGARAEGLVVNRLGRVTGLRISEGGGPAEASEYDGVVLATPAHATAGIVTEARPTMAERLRRVRYFPSTVVLVEYDEPVFTSEVRALAMDDGPCSNAGSYGKEERHIVRYTYSGRQGRLTDPTPELIDKLTSESEDLLVKYLGTPRATRLNVLVKHWPAAYSGYLPHHPAFLRELRADVETLPGLELAGDYIQGVSIEACSRTGSAAASRLAARLAGAPV, via the coding sequence ATGCCCAAGGACGCAACAGGAAATCAGCGGCGCGTCGCCGTGGTCGGTGCCGGGATCTCCGGACTCACCGCGGCCCTCCGCCTCCAGCTCGCCGGCCACGACGTCGAGTTGATCGAGGCGGACGAGACACTGGGCGGCCGGTTCGGCGTGGGCCGCCTCGGTGACCGGCAGGTGATGACGGGCGGCAAGAACATCGGCCGCCGCTACCGCACGTTCCGCTGGTTCACCTCCGAACTCGGCGTGGACGCCTACGAGTCGTTCGGCTACAACGCCTCCCGCGTCAAGGACGGCCGGGTGCTGACGCTGGACAGCGAGCGCCGGGGCCAGACCCTCCAGAACATCCGCCGGATGGGCTCGGCCCGCGACGTGGCCCGGCTGGCGACGATGGCGGCCCGCATCCGCGCGGACGAGTCCAATCGATTCCTCGGCTCCCGCTACTTCGGCGGGATCTCGCGCCGCCACGACGACGCCCCGCTCGCGGCCTACTTCGGCCGCGAGATGACCGAGTCGCTGATCCGCCCCATGGTGATCCGCAACAACGGCGCCGAGCCCGACGAGGTCTACCCCGGCACCTTCGGCACCAACCTGGCGATGCTGCTCGACCACTACGACCAGCTCGCGGGCGGCATCCAGCCCGCCCTGGACGCGATCGCCAAGCGCGTCACCATCCGCGCCGGCGCCCGCGCCGAGGGCCTGGTCGTCAACCGCCTCGGCCGCGTCACCGGGCTGCGGATCTCCGAGGGCGGCGGGCCCGCCGAAGCCAGCGAGTACGACGGGGTGGTGCTGGCCACCCCGGCCCACGCCACCGCAGGGATCGTCACCGAGGCCCGGCCCACGATGGCCGAACGGCTGCGGCGCGTGCGGTACTTCCCCTCCACCGTGGTCCTGGTCGAGTACGACGAGCCCGTCTTCACCAGCGAGGTGCGCGCGCTGGCCATGGACGACGGCCCGTGCAGCAACGCCGGCTCCTACGGCAAGGAGGAGCGCCACATCGTCCGTTACACCTACAGCGGACGCCAGGGGCGCCTGACCGACCCCACTCCGGAGCTGATCGACAAACTGACCAGCGAGAGCGAGGACTTGCTCGTCAAGTACCTCGGGACGCCGCGCGCCACCCGCCTCAACGTCCTGGTCAAGCACTGGCCCGCCGCCTACAGCGGTTACCTGCCGCACCACCCGGCGTTCCTGCGCGAGCTGCGCGCGGACGTCGAGACGCTGCCGGGCCTGGAGCTGGCCGGCGACTACATCCAGGGCGTCTCCATCGAGGCGTGCTCCCGCACCGGCAGCGCGGCGGCGAGCCGCCTCGCGGCCCGGCTGGCCGGAGCCCCGGTATGA
- a CDS encoding SDR family oxidoreductase — protein sequence MTGVTGDSAGAGAPDRRWAVVTGASSGIGEWLARGLARRGHSLWLVARTTDALERLAKELTGDHPGIEVRVRPCDLADPVARSQLSDELTEFPVSVLCANAGFPTCGALTENDPARELAEIQVNVVALHQLTLAVLPGMLERRSGRVLVTGSAAGLQPVPTAATYAATKAFANTFAESLHAELRGTGVTCTLLLPGPVRTNFYETGGIPRLTEQRILAWLTPRRVAEAGLDAMARGRRVVVPGPVAKVQAFAGRNTPRALLFPVLRTAFLPRLRKARSNGR from the coding sequence ATGACCGGCGTGACCGGCGACTCGGCGGGCGCGGGCGCGCCGGACCGCCGCTGGGCCGTGGTCACGGGCGCCTCCTCCGGCATCGGGGAATGGCTCGCCCGGGGCCTGGCCCGGCGCGGCCACAGCCTGTGGCTGGTGGCCCGCACCACCGACGCCCTGGAGCGCCTCGCCAAGGAGCTGACCGGCGACCACCCGGGCATCGAGGTCCGGGTCCGCCCCTGCGACCTCGCCGACCCGGTGGCCCGCAGCCAACTGTCGGACGAGCTGACCGAGTTCCCCGTCTCGGTGCTGTGCGCCAACGCCGGCTTCCCGACCTGCGGCGCGCTCACCGAGAACGACCCCGCCCGCGAACTGGCCGAGATCCAGGTCAATGTCGTGGCTCTGCACCAACTGACGCTCGCCGTCCTGCCGGGCATGCTGGAACGCCGCTCGGGCCGCGTTCTCGTCACCGGCTCTGCGGCCGGGCTCCAGCCCGTACCGACCGCCGCCACCTACGCGGCCACCAAGGCGTTCGCCAACACCTTCGCCGAGTCGCTCCACGCCGAGCTGCGCGGCACCGGCGTCACCTGCACGCTGCTGTTGCCCGGCCCGGTGCGGACCAACTTCTATGAGACCGGCGGGATCCCGCGCCTCACCGAACAGCGGATTCTCGCCTGGCTGACGCCCCGGCGCGTCGCCGAAGCCGGCCTGGACGCCATGGCGCGCGGACGCCGCGTCGTCGTCCCCGGGCCGGTCGCCAAAGTCCAGGCATTCGCCGGACGCAACACCCCGCGGGCGCTGCTCTTCCCGGTGCTGCGCACCGCGTTTCTTCCCCGTCTCAGGAAAGCGAGGAGCAATGGACGGTAG
- a CDS encoding AfsA-related hotdog domain-containing protein, whose amino-acid sequence MTTSASTLLPPGVTLGFEQTVPRALAHRRQIGEVFVADSAQVGADDFYLSFEIPRAHSLWSDQHPAFHDPFASAEAARQAIFVFLHRHVGIEVGLPFSLQRISFRVEDPEAYRNDGRTAMRGHLHYRIAERAHRGADVTGMTLRGAMEIGGRRAMTLTAHLAFMSKADYDVFRAFQRAQKPIAAARLTTARRLVPELVGRAIPRNVVIGVPETATGDGPFLLAADTAHPAFFDHEYDHIPGPLMAEAMRQTAVAAAHTAGVLPTPHALIVGCEAAFLDFAEFEADLVCEAKVGRTADVDGRLPVEVALRQFGKQVVEGRVELLPDPQAVAREN is encoded by the coding sequence ATGACCACCTCGGCCAGCACCCTGCTGCCGCCCGGCGTCACGCTGGGGTTCGAGCAGACCGTACCGCGCGCCCTGGCGCACCGCCGCCAGATCGGCGAGGTGTTCGTCGCGGACTCCGCCCAGGTGGGCGCCGACGACTTCTATCTCTCCTTCGAGATCCCCCGCGCGCACAGCCTCTGGTCCGACCAGCACCCGGCCTTCCACGACCCGTTCGCCTCCGCCGAGGCGGCCCGTCAGGCCATCTTCGTCTTCCTCCACCGGCACGTGGGGATCGAGGTCGGACTGCCGTTCAGCCTCCAGCGGATCAGCTTCCGCGTCGAGGACCCGGAGGCGTACCGCAACGACGGCCGCACCGCGATGCGCGGCCATCTGCACTACCGCATCGCGGAACGCGCCCACCGCGGCGCGGACGTGACCGGCATGACCCTCCGGGGCGCGATGGAGATCGGCGGCCGGCGCGCGATGACGCTCACCGCCCACCTCGCGTTCATGTCGAAGGCCGACTACGACGTCTTCCGCGCCTTCCAGCGCGCCCAGAAGCCGATCGCCGCCGCCCGCCTCACCACGGCCCGCCGCCTCGTCCCCGAGCTGGTCGGCCGCGCGATCCCGCGCAACGTCGTCATCGGCGTGCCCGAAACCGCCACCGGCGACGGGCCGTTCCTGCTCGCCGCCGACACCGCGCACCCGGCGTTCTTCGACCACGAGTACGACCACATCCCCGGCCCGCTGATGGCTGAGGCCATGCGGCAGACGGCGGTCGCCGCCGCGCACACCGCCGGTGTCCTGCCCACCCCGCACGCCCTGATCGTCGGCTGCGAGGCCGCGTTCCTGGACTTCGCGGAGTTCGAGGCGGACCTGGTGTGCGAGGCGAAGGTCGGCCGGACGGCGGACGTCGACGGCCGGCTGCCGGTCGAGGTGGCCCTGCGCCAGTTCGGAAAACAGGTGGTCGAGGGACGCGTCGAGCTGCTCCCCGACCCGCAAGCCGTAGCTAGGGAGAACTGA